The Oscillospiraceae bacterium genome contains a region encoding:
- a CDS encoding esterase: MTYLCASVNSWSLGIKTNVRLLLPDLEPGQAPPPEGYAVLYLLHGYTGDGGDWMRLSRLERYLENKQAVAVMPDGGKGFYTDTCSGDAYWTYLSQELPQFIETNFAVSNRRERTFAAGLSMGGYGALKLALRRPERYAAAASFSGVVDVADTMELIREVPGLIPHCHVPPNFGAIFGSREQVCGTENDLTALLNAIPPQDCPALQLYCGAADALLASNERFAAAARLRGLPCRFERLPGGHEWGFWDEALGKTIKKWPLGG, encoded by the coding sequence ATGACATACCTGTGCGCGTCGGTCAACTCATGGAGCCTGGGCATAAAAACGAACGTGCGCCTGCTGCTGCCGGACCTGGAACCGGGGCAGGCGCCGCCCCCCGAAGGCTATGCGGTGCTTTATCTGCTGCACGGCTACACGGGCGACGGCGGCGACTGGATGCGCTTGTCGCGCCTGGAACGGTACCTGGAGAACAAACAGGCGGTGGCGGTGATGCCGGACGGAGGCAAGGGCTTTTATACCGACACCTGTTCCGGCGATGCGTACTGGACCTACCTTTCCCAGGAGCTGCCACAGTTCATAGAAACGAATTTTGCTGTGTCCAACAGGCGGGAACGCACCTTTGCGGCAGGCCTGTCGATGGGCGGGTACGGCGCACTAAAGCTGGCGCTGCGCCGGCCGGAGCGCTACGCCGCGGCCGCAAGCTTTTCGGGGGTGGTGGACGTGGCCGATACCATGGAGCTGATCCGGGAGGTGCCGGGGCTGATCCCCCACTGCCATGTGCCGCCGAATTTTGGGGCGATCTTTGGCTCAAGGGAACAGGTCTGCGGCACGGAAAACGATCTGACGGCGCTGCTGAACGCCATACCGCCGCAGGACTGCCCGGCGCTGCAGCTTTACTGCGGCGCAGCGGACGCATTGCTTGCCTCGAACGAGCGCTTTGCCGCAGCGGCCCGCCTTCGGGGGCTGCCCTGCCGGTTCGAGCGCCTGCCGGGCGGGCACGAGTGGGGATTCTGGGATGAGGCGCTGGGCAAAACCATAAAAAAATGGCCGCTGGGCGGCTGA
- a CDS encoding peptidase U32, with product MLPIPELLAPAGDLERLEYALRYGADAVYAGLTEFGMRAAPDNFTPEQLAQGAALCHARGKKLYLTLNTLPTNRDLERLPAAIREAWAAGADAFIVADLGVLALVKQHAPGAEVHLSTQAGITNWAAARAAFELGAKRVVLARELSLADIAEIRQKAPAELELEAFVHGAMCMSVSGRCLLSQHLTGRDANRGQCAQPCRWKYYLMEESRPGQFMEVGEGEGGSYILSACDLCTAPFIDLICGAGIDSLKIEGRAKTFYYVASVTSAYRQALDAFLQNPDGEYRCPDRVLEELARTSHRRYSPGFYFGPEKARQDSAGGGYIRQWEFVGVVEEWREGVARCTQRGKFALGETLEALLPTGETVSFAPAWITNGAGERVEATPHPMMAYTIPCETPLPPHSLLRRRLEAARE from the coding sequence ATGCTGCCTATCCCCGAGCTTTTGGCCCCCGCGGGGGACCTGGAACGGCTGGAATATGCCCTGCGCTACGGCGCGGACGCGGTGTATGCGGGCCTGACCGAATTTGGAATGCGCGCGGCGCCCGATAATTTTACCCCGGAGCAGCTTGCCCAGGGGGCGGCTTTGTGCCACGCCCGTGGGAAAAAGCTGTATCTCACACTGAACACCCTGCCCACGAACCGGGACCTGGAACGGCTGCCCGCGGCCATCCGCGAGGCGTGGGCCGCCGGGGCGGACGCTTTTATTGTGGCGGACCTGGGCGTTTTGGCGCTGGTAAAGCAGCATGCGCCCGGCGCGGAGGTCCATCTTTCCACCCAGGCGGGCATTACCAACTGGGCGGCCGCCAGGGCGGCCTTTGAGCTGGGGGCAAAGCGGGTGGTGCTGGCCCGGGAGCTGAGCCTTGCCGACATTGCCGAGATCCGGCAAAAGGCGCCGGCGGAATTGGAGCTGGAGGCCTTTGTGCACGGGGCAATGTGCATGAGCGTGTCCGGCAGGTGCCTGCTGAGCCAGCACCTGACCGGGCGGGACGCGAACCGCGGCCAGTGCGCCCAGCCCTGCCGCTGGAAGTATTACCTGATGGAGGAAAGCCGCCCGGGGCAGTTTATGGAGGTGGGCGAAGGGGAGGGCGGCAGCTATATTTTAAGCGCCTGCGACCTTTGCACCGCACCGTTCATTGACCTGATCTGCGGGGCGGGCATCGACAGCCTGAAGATCGAGGGCCGGGCAAAGACCTTTTACTATGTTGCAAGCGTGACCAGCGCCTACCGCCAGGCGCTGGACGCCTTTTTGCAGAACCCCGACGGCGAGTACCGCTGCCCGGACCGCGTGCTGGAAGAGCTGGCCCGCACCAGCCACCGGCGCTATTCGCCGGGGTTCTATTTTGGCCCGGAAAAAGCCCGGCAGGACTCCGCCGGCGGCGGTTATATCCGCCAGTGGGAATTTGTGGGGGTGGTGGAGGAGTGGCGCGAGGGTGTGGCCCGCTGCACCCAGCGGGGCAAATTTGCGCTGGGCGAGACCCTGGAAGCGCTGCTGCCCACAGGGGAGACCGTGAGTTTTGCGCCCGCCTGGATCACAAACGGAGCGGGGGAGCGGGTGGAAGCCACCCCCCACCCCATGATGGCCTACACGATCCCCTGCGAAACGCCCCTGCCGCCCCACAGCCTGCTGCGCCGCCGCCTGGAAGCGGCCAGGGAATAA